In one window of Tumebacillus algifaecis DNA:
- a CDS encoding DnaD domain-containing protein, whose amino-acid sequence MQRQSHDNAFTVLMSSGFVAIPGILLRDYKRLGLSDEEMMLVLHLMQFHQEGVGFPTPRELSERMTVHPDVLSGMLQQLVHRGLLDIDEHGLGHDTFNLRPLYAKLAQLLEPKPVKKNVSSYEMLEKREQRQNLYALFEQEFGRPISPIEYERISSWIDDDQYREEMIREALKEAVLAGKFNFRYIDRILFEWGKNNIRSLQDLTVHREQFRNRIPTRGQNNKTGNHKNGNAAKPAAASDEDSGNKYDMFYKVYGGNG is encoded by the coding sequence ATGCAGAGACAGTCCCACGACAACGCATTCACCGTTCTCATGTCATCCGGATTTGTCGCCATTCCGGGGATTTTATTGCGTGACTATAAGCGGTTAGGACTCTCTGATGAAGAGATGATGTTGGTCCTGCACTTGATGCAATTTCATCAAGAGGGGGTCGGTTTTCCGACACCGCGCGAACTGAGCGAGCGAATGACCGTGCATCCAGATGTGCTGTCAGGCATGTTGCAGCAACTGGTGCATCGCGGTCTGCTCGATATTGATGAGCACGGCTTGGGGCACGATACGTTCAACTTGCGGCCGCTCTATGCCAAGCTTGCCCAATTGCTCGAACCAAAACCGGTGAAGAAGAACGTTTCAAGCTACGAGATGTTGGAGAAGCGGGAACAGCGGCAGAACCTCTATGCGTTGTTCGAACAAGAGTTTGGCCGTCCGATCTCGCCGATCGAATATGAGCGGATCTCCAGTTGGATCGACGACGATCAGTATCGTGAAGAAATGATCCGCGAGGCGCTAAAAGAGGCCGTGTTGGCCGGGAAGTTCAACTTCCGCTATATCGATCGGATACTTTTTGAGTGGGGGAAGAACAACATTCGCTCACTGCAAGACCTCACTGTACACCGCGAACAGTTCCGTAACCGCATCCCGACCCGCGGTCAGAACAACAAAACTGGGAACCATAAAAATGGAAACGCAGCCAAGCCTGCCGCCGCGTCAGACGAAGACTCTGGCAATAAATACGATATGTTTTACAAAGTGTATGGCGGAAACGGATAA
- a CDS encoding ABC-F family ATP-binding cassette domain-containing protein, whose translation MSIVQVERLTHGFGEKTVLRDVQFRLLQGEHVGLVGPNGAGKSTLLKILIGQTIPDAGQIEWLPQLKPGFLEQHAELQSGTTMRDFLREAFANLYVAERDMLQAAEEMGTANEKQLDALLKRFGQLQEFLEAQEFYAVDAKIEAVAGGLGLTALGLDSDVGALSGGQRTKLLLAKLLLQKPEVLLLDEPTNYLDTAHIEWLTDHLQSYPHAFVLISHDKHFLSRVVNVVYHLEHQTLTRFPGSYQQYVAAFEQRKHQTDQAYVRQQQEIEKLEAYVQKNKARVSTSKQAKSREKRLQKMERIEKPLPVPRPRFSFAVKVEPVSKVLIAQGLSVGFDKALFAPIDLLIKRGEKVALVGYNGIGKTTTLRTLLGRLPALGGSLKLGDRVKPAYFEQEVESKAVHTALEDVWHAHPKLTQKEVRTALARCGLRADHIGQSMRSLSGGEQSKVRLCHLMLADSNLLVLDEPTNHLDQAAKEALQEALRNYAGTVLLVTHEPEFYQGWVDHVWDVERWQ comes from the coding sequence ATGAGTATTGTACAGGTGGAACGATTGACACATGGATTTGGCGAGAAGACGGTCTTGCGAGACGTTCAATTTCGGCTGTTGCAAGGTGAACATGTCGGTTTGGTCGGGCCGAACGGTGCGGGAAAATCGACCTTGCTGAAAATTTTGATCGGGCAGACGATCCCTGACGCAGGGCAGATCGAGTGGTTGCCACAGCTCAAGCCAGGCTTTTTGGAGCAACATGCTGAACTGCAATCGGGCACGACGATGCGTGATTTTTTACGCGAGGCGTTTGCCAACTTGTATGTTGCCGAACGCGACATGCTCCAAGCGGCTGAGGAGATGGGGACGGCGAACGAGAAGCAATTGGATGCTCTGCTCAAGCGCTTCGGGCAGTTGCAAGAATTTTTGGAAGCACAAGAATTTTACGCAGTCGATGCAAAAATAGAGGCGGTGGCGGGCGGTCTTGGACTGACCGCGCTAGGATTGGACAGCGACGTCGGTGCACTGAGCGGCGGTCAGCGAACGAAGCTGTTGCTTGCCAAACTGCTGTTGCAAAAGCCGGAAGTGCTCTTGCTCGATGAGCCTACCAACTATCTTGATACTGCGCACATCGAATGGCTGACCGATCATTTGCAGAGCTATCCGCATGCGTTTGTGTTGATCTCCCACGACAAGCATTTTTTGAGTCGTGTCGTCAACGTGGTCTACCATTTGGAGCACCAGACGCTGACCCGCTTTCCAGGCAGCTATCAGCAATATGTGGCCGCTTTCGAACAGCGCAAACATCAGACCGACCAAGCGTATGTTCGCCAGCAACAAGAGATTGAAAAGCTGGAAGCGTACGTGCAGAAAAACAAAGCGCGGGTCTCGACCTCTAAGCAGGCCAAAAGTCGTGAGAAACGCCTGCAAAAGATGGAGCGCATCGAGAAACCATTGCCCGTGCCGCGCCCGCGATTTTCTTTCGCGGTCAAGGTCGAGCCGGTCAGCAAAGTGCTGATCGCGCAAGGACTGAGCGTAGGTTTTGACAAAGCGCTTTTTGCACCGATCGATCTGCTCATCAAACGCGGGGAAAAAGTTGCTCTGGTCGGTTACAACGGCATTGGGAAGACGACAACGTTGCGCACCTTGCTGGGCAGACTTCCGGCGCTAGGTGGCTCGTTGAAGCTCGGAGACCGGGTCAAACCTGCCTATTTTGAGCAGGAAGTCGAGTCGAAAGCGGTGCACACCGCACTCGAAGATGTCTGGCATGCGCATCCCAAGCTGACACAAAAAGAAGTTCGCACAGCGCTGGCCCGCTGTGGCCTGCGTGCCGATCACATCGGCCAGTCGATGCGTTCGCTGAGCGGTGGGGAACAAAGCAAGGTGCGCCTGTGCCACCTGATGCTCGCCGACAGCAATCTGCTCGTACTCGATGAGCCGACCAACCATCTTGATCAGGCAGCCAAGGAAGCGTTGCAAGAAGCATTGCGCAACTATGCGGGCACCGTGTTACTCGTTACACACGAACCAGAATTTTATCAGGGCTGGGTGGATCACGTCTGGGACGTAGAACGTTGGCAGTAA
- a CDS encoding LPD28 domain-containing protein: MKYLKFKGQKVGITTERIAEEDRDADKFYYEMRHDEEHPHLPYLIEESVEEAGFWGTMVTEEPFELNQGDFHSLTEELGLKLAEKFGLLQ, from the coding sequence GTGAAATATTTGAAATTTAAAGGCCAAAAAGTTGGCATCACCACCGAGCGCATTGCTGAGGAAGACCGCGACGCAGATAAGTTCTACTACGAGATGCGACACGATGAGGAGCACCCTCATCTGCCTTACCTGATTGAAGAAAGCGTCGAGGAAGCTGGCTTTTGGGGTACGATGGTCACCGAAGAGCCTTTCGAATTGAACCAAGGCGATTTTCACTCGCTGACCGAAGAACTGGGATTGAAACTGGCCGAAAAATTTGGCCTGCTGCAATAA
- a CDS encoding NUDIX hydrolase, with amino-acid sequence MEACWHRHLGVYGICYDEEREALLVVEKAGGPYRGRYDLPGGSVDPGEGMLEALQREFLEETGMPVTVQQNLGAYDFVVPHLLKDTTHLYHIAVFYEATLAEEEASVGSIEQVLQKGGALELNDSFGLEWVHLGELEEANTSPLVRKALEWIESGRMSSETVVYESWTVLQ; translated from the coding sequence ATGGAGGCGTGTTGGCACCGTCATTTGGGGGTCTATGGCATCTGCTACGATGAAGAGAGAGAGGCGTTGCTCGTTGTGGAAAAAGCGGGCGGCCCTTACCGTGGACGCTACGATTTGCCCGGTGGTTCGGTCGATCCCGGCGAAGGGATGCTGGAAGCGTTGCAGCGTGAATTTTTAGAAGAGACAGGCATGCCAGTGACCGTTCAGCAAAATTTGGGTGCTTATGATTTTGTTGTACCCCACCTTTTAAAGGATACGACCCATCTGTACCACATCGCCGTCTTTTATGAGGCGACGCTTGCGGAAGAGGAGGCGTCGGTCGGCTCGATCGAACAGGTGCTGCAAAAGGGCGGTGCACTCGAACTGAACGATTCGTTCGGGTTGGAGTGGGTGCATCTTGGCGAACTAGAAGAGGCGAACACCTCGCCGCTGGTCCGAAAAGCGCTGGAATGGATCGAGTCTGGACGAATGAGTTCAGAGACGGTGGTGTATGAAAGCTGGACGGTGTTACAATAA
- the hflX gene encoding GTPase HflX, which translates to MHEIQEQIDRVERAVLVGLRLNQQDEMVWTMAFQELHGLVETAGAEVVSEVVQNRGLPDSATYIGSGKLAELRAVVEELEADLVVFDSELSPKHVRNLQDALPCRVLDRTQIILDIFALRAKTREGKLQVELAQLNYLLPRLTGRGASMSRLGGGVGTRGPGETKLETDRRYIHRRLVELSRQLDEVRKHRDLHRQRRKKQEVPVIAFVGYTNAGKSTLMRKIVERYGTGSKDVAEGRNRLFDTLDTTTRQVQLPDGKTAIFSDTVGFIQKLPHSLVKAFRSTLEETAEADLIVHVVDASHPNYDVQMNTVYQVLGQLDVLNRPVLTAFNKIDLVPGTWIGNDPNSTETIRLSALKGDGVLDMMEKIDDLVGVRHLIVKAEVPYRESALVAKIHREGRLFMEEHRETGTYLHAEVPQHLAEELRAYFVEEAQTAQPVRAVKTKDQMIFDMTDSTLQ; encoded by the coding sequence ATGCATGAAATTCAGGAACAAATCGATCGCGTCGAGCGAGCGGTGCTCGTTGGACTACGTTTGAATCAACAGGATGAAATGGTTTGGACGATGGCGTTTCAAGAATTGCACGGCTTAGTGGAAACGGCGGGTGCGGAAGTGGTGTCCGAAGTGGTGCAAAACCGCGGGTTGCCCGATTCGGCAACCTATATCGGAAGCGGAAAGCTCGCCGAACTTCGCGCCGTGGTGGAAGAATTGGAAGCGGATCTCGTCGTCTTTGACTCAGAACTGTCGCCCAAACATGTGCGCAACCTACAAGACGCGCTGCCTTGCCGAGTGCTCGACCGCACCCAGATCATTTTAGATATCTTCGCTTTGCGCGCCAAAACGCGGGAAGGCAAACTGCAGGTCGAACTTGCGCAGCTCAACTACCTGCTGCCGCGCCTGACCGGACGAGGTGCCTCCATGTCGCGGCTTGGCGGCGGGGTCGGTACCCGCGGGCCAGGTGAGACCAAGTTGGAGACAGATCGACGCTATATCCATCGCCGTCTGGTCGAACTGAGCCGTCAGTTGGATGAAGTGCGCAAACACCGCGACCTGCACCGTCAGCGCCGCAAAAAGCAGGAAGTCCCGGTGATCGCATTTGTAGGCTATACCAACGCCGGCAAATCGACGTTGATGCGCAAGATCGTCGAGCGCTACGGGACTGGCAGCAAAGATGTCGCCGAAGGGCGCAACCGACTGTTCGATACGCTAGACACGACAACGCGGCAAGTGCAGTTGCCCGATGGCAAGACGGCGATCTTCTCAGATACGGTCGGTTTTATCCAGAAACTGCCACACTCGCTGGTCAAGGCGTTCCGCTCGACGCTCGAAGAAACTGCGGAGGCCGATCTGATCGTTCATGTCGTCGATGCATCCCATCCAAATTATGACGTGCAGATGAACACGGTCTATCAAGTGCTTGGACAGCTTGACGTGCTAAACCGTCCGGTGCTGACCGCGTTTAATAAAATTGACCTTGTGCCGGGCACTTGGATTGGCAATGATCCGAACTCGACGGAGACGATTCGCTTGTCTGCGCTGAAAGGTGACGGGGTGCTGGATATGATGGAGAAGATCGACGACTTGGTCGGAGTGCGCCATCTGATCGTCAAGGCGGAGGTGCCGTATCGGGAGAGCGCTTTGGTGGCGAAAATTCACCGTGAAGGGCGACTCTTTATGGAAGAGCATCGCGAGACGGGCACTTATCTGCATGCTGAGGTCCCGCAGCATTTGGCAGAGGAACTGCGGGCCTACTTCGTCGAGGAAGCGCAGACAGCACAGCCGGTCCGCGCGGTGAAGACGAAAGATCAAATGATTTTCGATATGACAGATTCGACGCTGCAGTAA
- a CDS encoding TolB-like translocation protein has translation MQRYWKRIRLVFFCMILLIYSTPLPAAAWQGDWLELAFIRNGKLWVKQGGQERPITADGIASWPSWSPDGKWIAYLRRESVQADLAQLWLYDTTKGRTYQVQDAVQDVNWSPTQNLLAYRIDSILTVTDLRDGHPRRAQEVVPGVGEYSWLPDGSGFLVSAAGSLGPMGWSPSELYKVIASPDEATKQVHKFYTLPTTFRFQGQQFLAVGTSRFKWSADGKWISFLATQTASLSADENVLCLLSSDGKTFVPTAEMLAYDRWFKWSPQDATLGVIAGIGRFSLVGKRLQLFGPPFGHGRTLTPNKQADRSFDWLDAQTLLVSRSAEPASDHEPLANVMPKIFQVHGKDGTAQAISSPQAGAGDFDPQVLSGGQAITWVRWDRRRADIWVADRDGSHAKRWVEGIGEGQLSVEHWHWDSVISWKKQHDR, from the coding sequence ATGCAACGTTATTGGAAGCGCATCAGACTGGTCTTCTTCTGTATGATCCTGTTGATCTACTCGACTCCACTACCTGCCGCCGCTTGGCAGGGCGATTGGCTCGAACTCGCTTTCATCCGCAACGGAAAGCTGTGGGTCAAACAAGGGGGACAGGAGCGTCCGATCACCGCAGATGGTATCGCGTCTTGGCCAAGTTGGTCACCAGACGGGAAGTGGATCGCCTATCTCAGGCGGGAGAGCGTGCAAGCAGACCTGGCGCAGCTGTGGCTTTATGATACGACGAAGGGTCGGACGTATCAGGTGCAAGATGCTGTGCAGGATGTGAATTGGTCGCCCACGCAAAACCTGTTGGCCTATCGGATCGATTCAATTTTGACGGTCACCGATTTGCGAGATGGCCATCCGCGACGTGCACAGGAGGTCGTCCCTGGGGTCGGCGAATATTCGTGGTTGCCTGACGGAAGTGGATTTTTGGTCTCAGCGGCAGGCAGTTTGGGGCCGATGGGATGGTCGCCGAGCGAACTGTACAAGGTGATCGCTTCCCCCGATGAAGCGACGAAACAGGTGCACAAATTCTACACGTTGCCGACCACGTTTCGCTTTCAGGGTCAGCAGTTTTTGGCGGTCGGGACAAGCCGTTTTAAATGGTCGGCAGATGGCAAGTGGATCAGCTTTCTTGCGACGCAGACCGCGTCCTTGTCGGCCGACGAGAACGTATTATGCCTGCTGTCCAGCGATGGCAAAACGTTTGTTCCGACGGCGGAGATGCTCGCCTATGACCGGTGGTTCAAGTGGTCGCCCCAAGATGCCACGCTTGGCGTGATTGCAGGCATTGGACGGTTTTCACTGGTAGGAAAGCGACTGCAACTGTTTGGACCGCCTTTTGGACACGGGAGGACGCTGACGCCGAACAAACAGGCGGACCGCTCGTTTGACTGGCTTGATGCGCAGACCTTGCTCGTCTCCAGAAGTGCTGAGCCCGCTTCTGATCACGAGCCGTTGGCAAACGTCATGCCCAAAATTTTTCAGGTGCACGGAAAGGACGGGACTGCTCAAGCGATCAGTTCGCCACAAGCGGGGGCAGGTGATTTCGACCCGCAAGTGTTAAGCGGTGGACAGGCGATCACTTGGGTGCGTTGGGATCGAAGACGAGCGGATATTTGGGTGGCCGACCGTGACGGATCACATGCCAAACGTTGGGTCGAAGGCATCGGGGAAGGGCAGTTGTCTGTTGAGCATTGGCATTGGGACAGCGTGATAAGTTGGAAAAAACAGCATGACCGCTAA
- a CDS encoding HAD family hydrolase: protein MIQAVVFDFDGLIIDTETPWYEAMLAVYQEHGAHLPLETYLQCVGTSLEQFDPYLHLETCIGRSLDQPQLRQKTADLHSQLMQEVVLRPGVEDYLRQAKQLGIKIGLASSSSREWVLTFLERLDLRQHFEVIRTSNDVRRVKPDPELYLSALTALGIDPAHALAFEDSYNGLRAAKAAGMHCVIFPNTITKHLAFEGFDIRLDSMAELPLQDLITQLQQLKTA, encoded by the coding sequence ATGATCCAAGCGGTCGTCTTTGACTTTGACGGATTGATCATCGATACGGAAACACCGTGGTATGAGGCGATGCTCGCCGTTTATCAGGAGCATGGCGCCCATCTGCCACTAGAAACCTATTTGCAATGTGTCGGAACCAGCCTCGAACAGTTCGATCCCTACCTCCATTTGGAAACCTGCATCGGGCGCTCCCTCGACCAACCACAGCTTCGGCAAAAGACAGCCGATCTCCATTCCCAACTGATGCAAGAGGTCGTCTTGCGCCCGGGCGTGGAGGACTATCTACGCCAAGCCAAACAACTCGGCATCAAGATCGGACTCGCTTCCAGTTCCAGCCGCGAATGGGTGCTTACATTCCTTGAACGCCTTGACCTGCGTCAACACTTTGAGGTGATCCGCACATCGAATGATGTCAGACGCGTAAAGCCTGATCCTGAGCTCTATCTCTCGGCACTGACAGCACTTGGGATCGATCCCGCACACGCACTCGCCTTCGAAGATTCCTACAATGGCCTGCGCGCAGCAAAAGCGGCTGGCATGCACTGCGTAATCTTCCCCAACACGATCACCAAGCACCTCGCCTTTGAAGGCTTCGACATCCGGCTCGATTCGATGGCCGAACTGCCACTACAAGACTTGATCACCCAACTCCAACAACTCAAAACAGCATGA
- a CDS encoding ABC transporter ATP-binding protein, with protein MHTVEIAGLRKVYGKFHALKGIDLKLEPGLFGLLGPNGAGKTTLMQIVCTLLDFDAGQVLVHGLDLRKEGHLIRGLLGYLPQHFNLPTQFTGKEFLHYAASMKGLSDRRERQQQVERVLQEVNLQDEANKRVKGYSGGMKRRLGIAQALLGDPKLIIVDEPTAGLDPAERIRFRNLIARLSAERTILLSTHIVSDIEASCDQAAVLLRGELKFQGSLQELAAKAEGLVYEAIVPANRYEEIEKEHTIIASRKEHSDLILRILAGAPPLQGAELVKPVVEDGYMSILRGMEHV; from the coding sequence ATGCATACGGTAGAAATCGCGGGCTTGCGCAAAGTGTACGGCAAGTTTCACGCGCTAAAAGGGATTGATTTGAAGCTGGAACCTGGTCTGTTCGGGCTGCTTGGCCCAAACGGGGCGGGGAAGACGACGTTGATGCAAATCGTCTGTACGCTTTTGGATTTTGATGCGGGTCAGGTGTTGGTTCACGGTTTGGATCTGCGAAAGGAAGGGCATCTGATTCGGGGTCTGCTCGGTTATCTGCCGCAGCATTTCAATCTGCCGACGCAGTTTACCGGAAAGGAATTTCTGCATTACGCAGCTTCGATGAAAGGCTTGTCCGACCGTCGGGAGCGTCAGCAACAAGTCGAGCGGGTGCTTCAGGAAGTCAACCTACAAGACGAAGCGAACAAAAGGGTCAAAGGTTATTCGGGCGGCATGAAGCGCCGCCTTGGCATCGCACAGGCGTTGCTCGGTGACCCCAAGTTGATCATCGTGGATGAACCAACTGCCGGACTCGACCCAGCGGAGCGGATTCGCTTTCGGAATCTGATCGCGAGGCTGAGTGCGGAGCGGACGATCTTGCTCTCCACGCACATCGTCAGCGACATCGAAGCGAGCTGCGATCAGGCGGCTGTCCTGTTGCGAGGGGAGCTGAAATTTCAAGGCTCCCTGCAAGAATTGGCCGCCAAGGCGGAGGGTCTGGTCTATGAGGCGATCGTACCTGCAAATCGCTATGAGGAGATCGAAAAAGAGCATACGATCATCGCCTCGCGCAAGGAACACAGCGATTTAATCCTGCGCATTTTAGCTGGTGCACCTCCACTGCAAGGTGCAGAGTTGGTCAAGCCTGTGGTGGAAGATGGGTACATGTCGATCCTGAGGGGGATGGAACATGTTTAA
- a CDS encoding ABC transporter permease, with amino-acid sequence MFKLRQVLRYEGLLLLRSKTMMGFLILFALFWLGAVGFYEVTDLPNTRAGFFYELLFRWYVLWVMLLVAGLVGTYLAQKDHSSRFEQLLLVWKVKNSEWLIGKWLVVQAYGAVLTLMTLIIFGGWLATGNYDLKGWLQHMAFVFLNVGGAVFFFSTLCFWLGKTIKNRLVYLLIPVLWVAMSWIQIEVAGHSSLNPRLRLLAPYFTEYYFSPFGDVFELSGNQSLVWLHQSAVLLFGVALMLLMLLLYRKHRQEGAERRYGRLGLVIAIVPALLLTAWRLQMYEGKLEQHVQFAQARMVLPENNENFYEQTPRRLDTQFSMDRTDLQVTLLGGNRITVNAVLTATYHGTQPTRQLDLALFGDLKVQEVRAKNDAAIVWEQVGDSINVTLSESVASEESIELAMRYEGSVLQTDWDAFASTSFAEEGRVFLRKGSGWYPLIGKREFWKAREHNNRYLNFELREVTFEEPSPTEFTVQIEQAEELDAVLAMSIAQTGANTFAGRATDLALVGGHLTAKTVEGVRVYAHPDVIAYATAEVQAKLQGWNYMERLLGVQQAPQAVFVIGASAIQPTSVQDSLLQYWSVYTLGRKADMYYYKTDYLVQLPLDPAFFTSDGQYAYHLDLLVNAIKWAVRKEFQDTHDHNRFVEFYTQTYFWDSQHHLQPEEEALRKQAERWIETIGRYDEQGPREYEALIRFLYKQYKLAQTPEDFDMAKALTLYEQGGAAQ; translated from the coding sequence ATGTTTAAACTGCGCCAGGTGTTGCGCTATGAAGGGCTTTTGCTGCTCCGTAGCAAGACGATGATGGGGTTTTTGATTCTTTTTGCACTGTTTTGGTTGGGAGCGGTCGGATTTTATGAAGTGACCGATCTGCCGAATACGCGGGCCGGGTTTTTCTATGAGCTGTTGTTTCGGTGGTATGTGCTGTGGGTGATGTTGCTGGTAGCAGGTCTGGTCGGAACGTATCTCGCTCAAAAGGACCACTCGAGCCGATTTGAGCAGTTGTTGCTAGTCTGGAAAGTGAAAAACAGCGAATGGTTGATCGGCAAATGGTTGGTTGTTCAAGCATATGGCGCTGTGCTCACCTTGATGACGCTGATCATTTTCGGGGGATGGCTGGCGACAGGGAACTATGACCTGAAGGGCTGGCTACAGCACATGGCGTTTGTGTTTTTGAATGTGGGAGGCGCGGTGTTCTTCTTTTCGACGCTTTGTTTTTGGCTCGGAAAGACGATCAAAAACCGGCTGGTCTATCTGCTGATTCCTGTGCTTTGGGTGGCAATGTCCTGGATTCAAATCGAGGTGGCCGGGCACTCTTCTTTGAATCCGCGACTGCGGCTGTTGGCTCCTTATTTCACCGAATATTATTTTTCCCCATTTGGAGATGTGTTCGAATTATCAGGGAATCAATCGCTTGTGTGGCTGCACCAGTCGGCAGTTCTGCTGTTCGGTGTGGCGCTTATGTTGCTCATGTTGCTGTTGTACCGCAAGCATCGGCAGGAGGGGGCGGAGCGGCGGTATGGCAGATTGGGGCTGGTGATTGCGATCGTGCCCGCTCTGCTGCTTACCGCATGGCGATTGCAGATGTATGAAGGGAAGCTGGAGCAACACGTTCAGTTTGCCCAAGCGCGGATGGTGCTGCCAGAGAACAACGAAAATTTTTATGAGCAGACCCCAAGGCGCTTGGACACACAGTTCTCGATGGATCGCACCGATCTGCAAGTCACATTGCTGGGGGGCAATCGCATTACGGTCAACGCGGTGCTGACAGCGACCTATCATGGGACACAGCCAACGCGGCAACTTGATCTGGCGCTGTTTGGCGATCTGAAGGTGCAAGAAGTACGAGCGAAGAACGATGCTGCGATCGTCTGGGAACAGGTGGGAGATTCGATCAATGTCACGCTTTCGGAGTCGGTCGCGTCGGAAGAATCGATCGAACTCGCCATGCGCTATGAAGGCAGCGTGTTGCAAACCGATTGGGATGCGTTTGCATCGACCTCCTTTGCAGAGGAGGGGCGTGTGTTCCTGCGTAAAGGAAGCGGCTGGTATCCGCTGATCGGGAAGCGAGAATTTTGGAAAGCGCGTGAGCACAATAATCGCTATCTGAATTTTGAGTTACGGGAAGTGACTTTTGAGGAGCCGAGTCCGACCGAGTTTACCGTGCAGATCGAGCAGGCGGAGGAACTGGATGCGGTGCTGGCCATGTCGATTGCACAGACGGGGGCCAACACGTTTGCCGGACGAGCGACCGACTTGGCACTTGTCGGCGGACATCTGACCGCAAAGACGGTCGAAGGAGTTCGCGTATATGCGCATCCTGACGTGATCGCCTATGCAACTGCAGAAGTTCAAGCAAAACTGCAAGGGTGGAACTATATGGAACGCCTCCTTGGTGTACAGCAGGCACCGCAAGCGGTGTTCGTCATCGGAGCCTCTGCGATTCAGCCTACCTCCGTACAAGATTCTCTGCTGCAGTATTGGAGCGTGTATACGTTAGGCAGAAAGGCAGACATGTATTACTATAAGACCGACTATCTGGTCCAGTTGCCTTTGGATCCCGCGTTTTTCACCTCGGATGGACAGTATGCCTATCATCTCGATCTGTTAGTAAATGCGATAAAATGGGCGGTACGAAAAGAGTTCCAAGATACGCATGACCATAACCGTTTTGTCGAGTTTTATACCCAGACCTATTTTTGGGATTCACAGCACCATCTGCAACCAGAAGAAGAAGCGCTTCGGAAGCAGGCGGAACGTTGGATCGAGACGATCGGACGGTATGACGAGCAAGGGCCGCGTGAGTATGAAGCATTGATACGCTTTTTATATAAGCAGTACAAGTTGGCGCAAACACCGGAGGATTTCGATATGGCAAAAGCGTTGACGCTCTATGAGCAAGGAGGAGCCGCCCAGTGA
- a CDS encoding RNA polymerase sigma factor — MQDEESMRQLAVGNDAAMDSIIFRHHKPLFGYLYRMTLDEKVAEDLVQDTFVAIYQQGQRGFVPDRFKPWLYKIATNTCRDYWKKASTRRELPIETQEASPASVTNLIDRQVERQWMIDSLNRLPIAYRTVLYLRFYQDMKHSEIAAALELPVNTVKTQVVRGLQKLESILKEAESEREVMSR, encoded by the coding sequence GTGCAGGATGAGGAATCGATGCGGCAGTTGGCGGTGGGCAACGATGCGGCGATGGATTCGATCATTTTTCGCCACCACAAGCCGCTGTTTGGCTATTTGTATCGCATGACGCTCGATGAGAAAGTGGCCGAAGATCTGGTGCAGGATACGTTTGTCGCGATCTATCAGCAGGGTCAGCGGGGCTTTGTGCCCGATCGCTTCAAGCCGTGGCTGTACAAGATTGCGACGAACACCTGTCGAGATTATTGGAAGAAAGCGTCAACGCGGCGGGAACTGCCGATCGAAACACAAGAGGCGTCGCCAGCGTCAGTTACGAATTTGATCGACAGGCAAGTGGAGCGCCAATGGATGATCGATTCGCTCAATCGCTTACCGATCGCCTATCGTACCGTGTTGTATCTGCGCTTTTATCAGGACATGAAACACAGCGAGATCGCCGCCGCGCTTGAATTGCCTGTGAATACTGTAAAAACGCAGGTCGTGCGCGGGTTGCAAAAGTTAGAGAGCATTTTAAAGGAAGCTGAGTCGGAGCGGGAGGTGATGAGCAGATGA